Proteins encoded in a region of the Phoenix dactylifera cultivar Barhee BC4 chromosome 3, palm_55x_up_171113_PBpolish2nd_filt_p, whole genome shotgun sequence genome:
- the LOC103706234 gene encoding digalactosyldiacylglycerol synthase 2, chloroplastic-like, whose protein sequence is MSRKQHIAIFTTASLPWMTGTAVNPLFRAAYLAKNGDREVTLVIPWLSLKDQELVYPNKITFDSPSEHEGYVRQWLEERTDFISSFRINFYPGKFSIEMRSILPVGDITESIPDEEADIAVLEEPEHLTWYHHGKKWKTKFWRVIGVVHTNYLEYVKRERNGLIAFFVKYASSWVTRIYCHKVIRLSGATQNFPRSIICNVHGVNPKFLDVGKVKLGQLQKGEQAFTKGAYYIGKMVWNKGYRELLQLLSKHQDKLSGLQVDLYGNGEDSEEVQQAANKLSLPVRVYPGRDHADPLFHDYKVFLNPSTTDVVCTTTAEALAMGKIVICANHPSNEFFKQFPNCHIYNSSDEFVKLTVKALAEDPAPLIDDLRHELSWEAATERFVAAAELNQVVSEEVPPSSSNPFASTSFKSRKLSVEEATASLHQTISGIESARRAFGAIPKSLQPDEQQCKELGLVIPERKGSSRR, encoded by the exons ATGTCTAGAAAGCAGCATATTGCAATATTCACAACCGCCAGTCTTCCATGGATGACTGGAACTGCTGTGAACCCTTTATTTCGTGCCGCTTATCTTGCAAAGAATGGTGACAGGGAAGTTACTTTGGTGATTCCTTGGCTCTCCTTGAAGGATCAAGAATTAGTTTATCCAAACAAAATTACATTCGATTCACCATCCGAACATGAAGGCTATGTTCGTCAGTGGCTTGAGGAGAGGACTGATTTTATATCTAGTTTCAGAATAAACTTCTATCCTGGAAAG TTCTCCATAGAAATGAGGAGCATTCTACCTGTTGGTGATATCACAGAGAGCATTCCTGATGAAGAGGCAGATATTGCTGTTCTTGAGGAGCCTGAGCATCTTACTTGGTACCATCATGGAAAAAAGTGGAAAACCAAATTTTGGCGAGTAATAGGTGTTGTCCACACCAATTATTTGGAGTatgtgaagagagagagaaatggcCTGATAGCCTTTTTTGTGAAATATGCCAGTAGTTGGGTTACACGTATCTACTGCCACAAG GTTATCAGATTATCAGGTGCTACCCAAAATTTCCCAAGATCCATCATCTGCAATGTTCATGGTGTCAACCCAAAATTTCTTGATGTTGGCAAGGTAAAGCTTGGGCAGCTACAGAAGGGGGAGCAAGCCTTTACCAAGGGTGCCTACTATATTGGTAAGATGGTGTGGAATAAGGGCTACAGAGAGCTTCTTCAACTACTCTCAAAACACCAAGACAAATTATCTGGACTTCAAGTGGATTTATATGGAAATGGAGAAGACTCTGAAGAAGTTCAACAAGCTGCAAATAAATTGAGTTTGCCTGTAAGAGTTTACCCTGGTCGTGATCATGCTGATCCTTTATTTCATGA CTACAAGGTGTTTCTGAATCCAAGCACCACTGATGTGGTCTGTACAACCACGGCAGAAGCACTGGCAATGGGAAAAATTGTCATCTGTGCCAACCACCCTTCAAATGAGTTTTTCAAGCAGTTTCCCAATTGCCACATATATAATAGCAGCGATGAATTTGTGAAATTAACTGTCAAAGCTCTGGCTGAAGATCCTGCTCCACTGATAGATGATTTGAGGCATGAGCTGTCATGGGAAGCAGCCACGGAAAGATTTGTGGCAGCTGCTGAGCTAAACCAGGTTGTTTCTGAGGAGGTTCCCCCTTCTTCATCCAATCCTTTTGCATCAACCTCTTTTAAATCTCGTAAATTGAGTGTGGAGGAAGCCACTGCATCCTTGCATCAAACCATTTCTGGAATCGAGTCAGCACGTCGTGCATTCGGTGCAATCCCGAAGAGTTTGCAACCTGATGAGCAACAGTGTAAGGAGCTTGGGTTAGTTATTCCAGAACGGAAGGGGAGTTCTAGACGTTGA